Proteins encoded by one window of Salvia splendens isolate huo1 chromosome 14, SspV2, whole genome shotgun sequence:
- the LOC121765948 gene encoding ankyrin repeat-containing protein At5g02620-like has translation MVSEEIEKKLYKAASKGDVKALVQLVEEDPYLVHGFSFPCSRNLLHIAAMHGQTAVVEEVLERNPRLARSSDSRNSSPLHIAVDEGDLEITKRLMSAAPEMCWWQDNQGMNPIHVAAVKGHVLILEELLRPDLFPARETVHGGQTVLHLCVKHFQIATLKVLVEKLGDLVCATDGDGETLLHLAVRSNQLEIVEYLVESRKIKRLARNSNGETALDILRESFHDTNTYREMRKILQRIDSLSMVKQFPKLTEMAMVVVILIATMAFQAAVNPPGGVWQDDSPSHKAGRAVMATDSPELYISFIIATNTAFISSMITIVLISTGAPHVDFVFLSITTYSMWVSIASIGVSYGISLLMTNPMETKSVFEIAMIVVGVFVGIYILLLIYFPIRTIVLGGLKQAETQIQSLLDGLAGQPDCPSKRAIVSLCVTIQRWIGVLTTGY, from the exons ATGGTGAGCGAAGAAATAGAAAAGAAACTCTACAAAGCTGCATCAAAAGGGGATGTAAAAGCACTTGTTCAACTAGTTGAAGAAGATCCATATCTTGTTCATGGATTCTCGTTTCCATGTTCAAGAAACCTTCTACACATAGCAGCGATGCATGGACAAACAGCCGTTGTCGAAGAAGTGTTGGAGCGTAATCCGAGGCTAGCGCGGAGTTCAGACTCCCGAAATTCGTCCCCTCTTCACATTGCGGTAGACGAAGGGGACCTTGAAATCACAAAAAGGTTGATGTCAGCAGCGCCGGAGATGTGCTGGTGGCAGGACAATCAAGGGATGAATCCGATTCATGTTGCGGCCGTGAAAGGGCATGTTTTGATATTGGAGGAGCTGCTTCGACCGGACCTATTTCCTGCCCGGGAGACAGTGCATGGCGGGCAGACCGTGTTGCACTTGTGCGTGAAACATTTTCAAATCGCGACGTTGAAGGTTTTGGTCGAAAAGTTGGGGGACTTAGTTTGTGCAACGGATGGTGATGGGGAGACTCTCTTGCATTTGGCTGTTAGATCCAATCAACTTGAG ATTGTAGAATACTTGGTGGAAagtagaaaaataaagagaCTAGCAAGGAATTCGAATGGCGAAACAGCATTGGATATCTTGCGCGAGAGCTTTCACGACACAAATACATATAGAGAAATGAGAAAAATCTTGCAACGTATCGATTCTCTGTCAATGGTCAAACAGTTCCCCAAGTTGACCGAAATGGCAATGGTGGTGGTGATTCTAATAGCCACGATGGCGTTCCAGGCGGCGGTCAACCCCCCGGGGGGCGTGTGGCAGGATGACTCGCCATCACACAAGGCGGGCAGAGCAGTGATGGCAACTGATAGTCCTGAACTATATATATCCTTCATTATTGCTACCAACACGGCTTTCATTTCATCGATGATCACAATCGTCCTCATCAGCACGGGAGCGCCAcatgtagatttcgtcttcCTGTCAATCACCACGTATTCGATGTGGGTGTCGATTGCGTCTATTGGAGTGAGCTATGGAATTTCTCTACTCATGACCAATCCTATGGAAACAAAATCAGTTTTCGAAATAGCCATGATAGTCGTAGGCGTGTTCGTCGGCATCTATATATTGTTGCTCATCTACTTCCCCATACGCACGATAGTTTTGGGGGGGCTTAAACAAGCAGAGACACAAATACAGAGTTTGCTGGATGGTCTTGCAGGTCAGCCCGACTGCCCTTCCAAACGTGCGATTGTTTCATTGTGTGTCACAATACAGAGATGGATTGGAGTTCTTACCACCGGTTATTGA